Within the Paenibacillus sp. AN1007 genome, the region CGTATGCCGTAACGAAATCTCCGTGATCTAAAGCTAGTTGTGTTACAAGTTGTCCAATCGCACCACTTGCACCAAAAATGGTGATATTCATATTCTTTTCTTGTATCTCCTTTCAAATAAATTATTCAACTCACACTTTATCTTCAGTTATAAACTCTTCTACTCTGTCTTTTTTGGTGTACATGTCGTACCAAATATCAGCGATTTTATCTTGAACTCCTGAATTCGGCTGCATCCAGATTCCGATCGAAAGATGACCTGCATAAACTCCTTTGTCAGCAAGCTCGCTGTTCAAATTAAAGATATAATTGCGAAGTCCCGAGATTGCAATTCCGACATTACCCATCCTTGGAACCGGGTGGACTGAAGCACCTCCAGTTGTAAATAACAGAGCACCGCTTTGCTTATCCAACATATCCGGAAGCACTTGTTTGACACTCGATAAAGCACCTAAAACATTATATTGAAATTGGTATAACGCATTTTCTTCAGTTACATCTAATGTTGGCGCTACTGAGTCAAAGCTCGGCGTTGGACTGTACTCAAGAACATCAATAAACCCGTATTTCTCTTTAATAGCTGCAAACGCCATTTCTATTTGTTCTTTATTCAATATGTCCGCTTGAAAAGAAGCAGCTTCGATTCCCAATTGTTCTAATTCAATAACCAGTTGGTTCAACTTTTCTTCATTTCGCGCAATAAGCGCGACGCGGAAGCCATGTTGTCCGAATTTCTTTGCAATGGACATCCCTAAACCTGCTCCTGCTCCAACAATCGCTATCGTTTTCATCTAAAATCTCTCCTTTAGTTAAAGTTAATTATCAACCAGATAAATAATGGTCAACGTGTTGTATATTTATCTTTTGTTGATTATGATGAATAAAAGGTCAGCCTTCAATGTTTAATAATTTTGATTTTGAGAGATAAAATACAGTTTCAACTTAAATGTCGTATATCTAACAAAAAAAGTTAAGGGAATGAGCCATAATGAACAAAAAAACCGATTTGCGTATCCTTCGCTCCAAGCTCTCGATAAAAAAGGCGTTTATAGAACTTCTTAATGAAAAGGGCTACGAAGGAATTACGATCCAAGATATAGCCGATAAGGCGATGATTAACCGAAATACATTTTACCTTCATTATCAGAACAAACCCGATTTGTTAAATGTATCAATGGACGAATTATTAGATGAGTTAAAGAGTACACTCAAGCTTTGTTCGAGCAGCAAATCTCCTATAAGTGGCTCTATGCTTGAACAACTGATGCAAACCATACTGGAGAAAATTAAGGACAATATCCCCTTTTACAAAGCATTCTTACTGGATGAGAACAGAATTTATGGTTTTCAATCAAAAATGGAGGAGATTATAAAAAATACAGTGGAAGATGGCTTGGATCATACGCCCCTGAAGATTTCGAAGGAATTATTACTTCAATATATCGCATCTACTTTTATGGGTATTGTAATATGGTGGGTTAGAAATGATTTTTCTTATACTCCAAATGAACTTGCTTCTCAATTCGGAAAAATTCTAACTCATGGACATTTAACAGCTGCAGGTATTCCAATCAACGATTAAGTGATTCAATGGTTACGAAAGAAGCTGGTGAGATAGATGTGCTTTTATTCATTCACAATAGTTTCACTTAGGACTTCTTAGATAACTACTCAATTCGAAATAACACAATGTTCTTGTCCATTCAGGCCAAAGAACCAAGTTTTTGTCCTCCGCACGGGACAAGAACTTGGTTCCTTAATGGAAAAGGAATTATAGCAAAAGGAAATCAATTAAGAGGAAGACTGTTTTTTCTGTCATTAAATACATCTAATATATCAAGATCATCAAATGCCAACAGAATAACGTTGTTACAGATGGCAATCCTAAAATATCAGCTATTGTTCCACTTTTTTATTAATTACTCCTTTAATCCTTCTGACTCCAGCAGCAGAAGATTGTTCTTTTTTAATACTGAACTGTCCTAAGTTTGTTGTATCTTCTACATGAGGTCCCCCACACACTTCTCGACTCCAAACGTTCCCTTCGTTATCTTTGATTGTATACACCTTAACGATATCCGGATACTTATCCCAAAAATTCCCTTCAACATTACTTTCTTTCGCTTCGATTTTAGGCATCTCTGAAATATAGATAACTGCCTTTGATGAAATCGCATCATTCACATACTTTTCCACCGCAGCTAGTTGCTCTGGCGTAAGTTTTTCATCATGGTTGAAATCAAACCTTAATCGTTCTGAAGTAATATTACTTCCTTGTTGATGAACATGATCACCTAAAACTTCCCTTAAACCAGAAAGTAATAAATGAGATACCGTGTGCAGCGCTGTTGTTTCCGTTGAATGTTCAGCTAATCCACCTTTAAATTTACCCGCAGAAGCAGTTCTGCTCTTCTCCGTATGTTTCTTTGCCGCCTCTATATAAGACACCTTGTCTTCCATGCTGTAACCATTTTCAGTTAGAAACTCTTCCGTTAACTCCAAGGGAAACCCATATGTTTCGTAAAAATAAAAGGCATCTGCACCTGTAACTTTACCCTTATTCTTAAGATGGTTTTGTATTTCAGATTCTCCTTGCTGTAAAGTTCTATGGAAAAGATTTTCTTCCTTATTTACTACTTCGATAACTTTCTTTTTATTACCGATCAAATCTTCATAAGCTGCTGCTTCATCTATATAAACCTCAGACAACTCGCCCACAAAACTTCTTTGTATACCTATTTTTTTACCTGCACGAATCGCCCTTCTTAATAACCTTCTTGTTATATACCCTGCATCACTATTAGCTGGCTCCGCGCCATCATTAATTAAAAAAACAGCCGCTCTCACATGATCAAGTATGATTCTAAAAGACTTTAAATCGTCAGTATATTGTTTACCACTTAACTCCATCAATTTTTTCTTGGGATTAAGGAAGAAAGCCGTATTATAAATATCCTTGTCACCATTAAGGGCTGCTGCAACCCTTTCTAATCCGCCTCCATAATCCGTATTGGGATTTTGCATTTTTACAAATCCTATGTCTTCTTTTTTGTAACACATAAATACGTTGTTCCCAATTTCTAAAAACCTTTCGCTTGCAGAAGCAGGATGATCCAGTGAATCTCCGCCTGGTTCAAAATCATAGAACATTTCACTATCAGGCCCACCCGGTTCACCAATAGGCATATTCAATGGACTTCCGGCTCTACTCCACCAATTTTCTTTTTCATCATATAAGAATATCCTTCCACCTCTAGATACCCCATATTGATAGGGATCATCTTCAATGATGGGTTCTATACCCACAGATTCAAATTTTTCTGACCAGATTCGAATGGCTTCCGTATCTTTCTGTATATTCAAATCATTACTTCCTATAAAAGCACTGATATACAGCCTGCCAGGATCCATTCCTAATTCGATAATATGCCAATTCCAAATGGCATCAATTTGCTTTTTCTTATAGTTATTTTCATTTGCTTTAAACTCCCATCGACCTATCATTTCAAAAAATGTCAGATGAGACGTATCTCCTACTTCGTCAATATCCACTGTCCTTAAACACTTCTGAATATTAGCAATATCATTACCGATCGGATGCTTTTCCCCCAATAAATAGGGAACCATAGGCTGCATTCCACTTCCTGTAAACAACGTCGAGGGATCATTTTCTGGTAACAAGCTGGATGAGGGCACATGACTAGCCCCTATTCCTTTCATAAAATCAACATATGATCTCCTTAACTCATCTGGTGTCATTCTCACCATGCTCAATCCCTCCATCAATATTATTTATTCTAAGCAATAAAACAAAAAAGCCCTAAGCTGACATGTTTCTTGTCAACTTAGGGCGAACTATTATGTCCGTGTTACCACCTAACTTCAGATTGCTCTGCACTCGATCAGTACGGGATTTCTCCGATACTGTTTCCTGAATAACGGTGGAACTCCGTTGAAGCCTACTAAGATTCTTCTGTTCGGTTCACAGCTCCGAGACTGCTTCACTATTAGATCAATGAAGATTCGCACCAACCATCTTCTCTCTGTGAGATCCCTAATAGCTACTATTTCTCATCATAGCCTTTTTGTTTTAAATTAAGCCAATGCTATCATACTTAA harbors:
- a CDS encoding TetR/AcrR family transcriptional regulator encodes the protein MNKKTDLRILRSKLSIKKAFIELLNEKGYEGITIQDIADKAMINRNTFYLHYQNKPDLLNVSMDELLDELKSTLKLCSSSKSPISGSMLEQLMQTILEKIKDNIPFYKAFLLDENRIYGFQSKMEEIIKNTVEDGLDHTPLKISKELLLQYIASTFMGIVIWWVRNDFSYTPNELASQFGKILTHGHLTAAGIPIND
- a CDS encoding alanine--tRNA ligase, with translation MVRMTPDELRRSYVDFMKGIGASHVPSSSLLPENDPSTLFTGSGMQPMVPYLLGEKHPIGNDIANIQKCLRTVDIDEVGDTSHLTFFEMIGRWEFKANENNYKKKQIDAIWNWHIIELGMDPGRLYISAFIGSNDLNIQKDTEAIRIWSEKFESVGIEPIIEDDPYQYGVSRGGRIFLYDEKENWWSRAGSPLNMPIGEPGGPDSEMFYDFEPGGDSLDHPASASERFLEIGNNVFMCYKKEDIGFVKMQNPNTDYGGGLERVAAALNGDKDIYNTAFFLNPKKKLMELSGKQYTDDLKSFRIILDHVRAAVFLINDGAEPANSDAGYITRRLLRRAIRAGKKIGIQRSFVGELSEVYIDEAAAYEDLIGNKKKVIEVVNKEENLFHRTLQQGESEIQNHLKNKGKVTGADAFYFYETYGFPLELTEEFLTENGYSMEDKVSYIEAAKKHTEKSRTASAGKFKGGLAEHSTETTALHTVSHLLLSGLREVLGDHVHQQGSNITSERLRFDFNHDEKLTPEQLAAVEKYVNDAISSKAVIYISEMPKIEAKESNVEGNFWDKYPDIVKVYTIKDNEGNVWSREVCGGPHVEDTTNLGQFSIKKEQSSAAGVRRIKGVINKKVEQ
- a CDS encoding SDR family oxidoreductase, which encodes MKTIAIVGAGAGLGMSIAKKFGQHGFRVALIARNEEKLNQLVIELEQLGIEAASFQADILNKEQIEMAFAAIKEKYGFIDVLEYSPTPSFDSVAPTLDVTEENALYQFQYNVLGALSSVKQVLPDMLDKQSGALLFTTGGASVHPVPRMGNVGIAISGLRNYIFNLNSELADKGVYAGHLSIGIWMQPNSGVQDKIADIWYDMYTKKDRVEEFITEDKV